From a region of the Haematobia irritans isolate KBUSLIRL chromosome 4, ASM5000362v1, whole genome shotgun sequence genome:
- the LOC142235593 gene encoding uncharacterized protein LOC142235593 codes for MRTTATAALEVLMGIIPLDLHIRKTAEVILTRLKGLDSLESTSCRHTELISYAGRHVRTDHMAPWHMFESDLDSIIPSVEDWDVNRIHFGSLNIYTDGSKMTEGVGSGIYCKELGLKESFKLDEQCSIFQAEIFAIAKAAELISMRPLFRCDISIFIDSQAAIKALGNTNIRIKGKYEGLWKRRWASSVGCEQTKLMWDDNNTRNSEVLMSLQREDVRSMIGIITGHNTLGKHMVRIGLASDDIYFDRLARMQPEEYPRLHQVFGVEELGAFKDTLSYNGLIPARR; via the exons ATGAGGACAACGGCCACAGCCGCACTGGAGGTATTGATGGGGATAATTCCATTGGACCTGCATATAAGGAAGACCGCGGAGGTCATACTGACCAGACTGAAGGGCCTGGACTCTTTGGAGAGCACGAGCTGCAGACACACGGAACTGATATCGTACGCCGGACGCCATGTAAGAACGGACCATATGGCGCCATGGCATATGTTTGAGAGTGACCTGGACTCAATTATCCCGAGCGTTGAGGACTGGGACGTAAACAGGATACACTTTGGGAGTCTCAACATTTATACTGACGGCTCTAAAATGACAGAAGGTGTAGGCAGCGGAATATACTGCAAGGAGTTGGGACTTAAGGAGTCCTTCAAGTTGGACGAACAATGTAGCATTTTCCAGGCCGAGATATTTGCTATTGCAAAAGCTGCAGAACTTATATCGATGAGGCCGCTATTTAGATGCGATATCAGCATTTTCATCGATAGTCAGGCAGCTATTAAGGCCCTGGGCAATACGAACATAAG gaTCAAGGGCAAATATGAAGGTTTATGGAAGAGACGTTGGGCTTCTTCTGTTGGATGTGAACAAACCAAATTGATGTGGGATGACAATAATACTAGGAACTCTGAGGTCCTGATGTCATTACAGAGGGAGGATGTAAGGTCTATGATAGGCATCATAACGGGACACAATACCTTGGGGAAACATATGGTAAGGATAGGCCTAGCAAGTGATGATATTT actTTGACCGACTTGCGAGAATGCAGCCTGAGGAATATCCTCGTCTTCATCAAGTCTTCGGGGTGGAGGAGCTAGGCGCTTTCAAGGATACACTATCATACAATGGACTCATTCCGGCCAGAAGATGA